A window of Primulina tabacum isolate GXHZ01 chromosome 4, ASM2559414v2, whole genome shotgun sequence contains these coding sequences:
- the LOC142543492 gene encoding F-box/kelch-repeat protein SKIP11-like, translating into MLEDRACLVSRDYRRTCEREGNWHCMNYRLENRGVHQNKRALDTNEEYIVVVKKVCNQSGDQIDTSLSIGGISIALIDQADQSSCQRHAGDNSDTSSLISAIGRDNSISCLIRCSRADYGSIASLNGSFRSLIRSGELYRLRRHSGVVEHWVYFSCQLLEWEAFDPSRRHWMHLPRMNPNDCFLFSDKESLAVGTELLVFGKDLMSHVIYSYSLLTNTWTTGMRMNTPRCLFGSASLGEIAILAGGCDSLGNILDSAELYNSELGTWATLPSMNKPRKMCSGVFMDNSFFVIGGIEKADSKPLTCGEKYNLETGIWTEIPNMSPLSTAVEGVEPPATSEAPPLIAVVNNELYAADHAVMEVRKYDKYSKTWVTIGRLPARTDSMYGWGIAFRACGDRLIVIGGPRNAGEGFIEVNSWNPSEGPPQWDLLGRKRSGSFVYNCAVMGC; encoded by the coding sequence ATGCTGGAAGATCGTGCTTGTTTGGTTTCGAGGGATTATCGAAGGACTTGCGAACGAGAAGGTAATTGGCATTGTATGAATTACCGGTTGGAGAATCGTGGGGTTCATCAGAACAAGAGAGCATTAGATACTAATGAAGAGTATATTGTTGTTGTGAAAAAAGTATGTAACCAATCTGGGGATCAAATCGATACGTCTTTGTCAATTGGCGGAATTTCGATCGCCCTTATTGACCAGGCAGATCAATCAAGTTGTCAGCGACATGCCGGTGATAACTCTGATACGAGTTCATTAATTTCTGCTATTGGTCGCGACAACTCTATTAGTTGTCTTATTAGGTGCTCTAGAGCAGATTATGGCTCAATTGCATCCCTGAACGGGAGCTTTCGCTCACTTATTAGAAGTGGCGAGCTGTATAGATTAAGGAGGCATAGTGGCGTGGTCGAGCATTGGGTTTATTTTTCTTGCCAATTGCTCGAATGGGAAGCCTTCGACCCAAGTCGCCGACATTGGATGCATTTGCCTAGAATGAATCCCAATGATTGTTTCTTGTTTTCGGACAAGGAATCTTTGGCGGTTGGAACTGAGCTTCTGGTTTTCGGAAAAGATCTTATGTCCCATGTGATTTATAGTTATAGTTTGTTGACAAACACGTGGACCACTGGAATGCGTATGAATACGCCTAGATGTTTGTTTGGATCTGCAAGCCTTGGGGAGATCGCGATATTAGCTGGTGGTTGCGATTCACTAGGAAACATCCTAGATTCCGCGGAGTTATATAATTCAGAATTGGGAACTTGGGCTACACTTCCAAGCATgaacaaaccaagaaaaatgtgttCAGGGGTGTTTATGGACAATAGTTTTTTTGTGATTGGAGGGATTGAAAAAGCAGATTCAAAGCCTCTCACTTGcggggagaaatataatttggaAACCGGGATTTGGACCGAAATCCCTAACATGTCCCCCTTAAGCACGGCTGTGGAAGGAGTTGAGCCACCTGCTACTTCAGAAGCGCCACCATTGATCGCTGTtgtaaataatgaattatatgcAGCGGATCATGCTGTTATGGAAGTAAGAAAATATGACAAATATAGTAAAACCTGGGTTACCATAGGAAGATTACCAGCACGTACGGATTCAATGTATGGTTGGGGTATAGCATTTAGGGCGTGTGGTGATCGTCTGATTGTAATTGGGGGCCCGAGAAATGCTGGTGAAGGATTCATTGAAGTCAATTCTTGGAATCCAAGCGAAGGTCCACCGCAGTGGGATTTGCTAGGCCGAAAACGATCGGGGAGTTTTGTTTATAACTGTGCTGTGATGGGTTGCTAA